Proteins encoded in a region of the Frondihabitans sp. 762G35 genome:
- a CDS encoding LLM class flavin-dependent oxidoreductase, with protein MTVPLSILDLAPIAPGESVAQSFANSVALAQTAERSGYRRVWYAEHHNMPTIASSAPSVLIGHVASQTSTIRLGAGGIMLPNHAPLTIAEQFGTLASLHPGRIDLGLGRAPGSDQTTMRALRRDPGSADSFPEDVLELQAYLCGESRIAGVQAVPGAVDVPLYILGSSMFGAQLAAAYGLPYAFASHFAPDLLHDAVAFYRNEFTPSAQLAEPHVIAGINVVAADSSEHAQRQFAVTRRARVRSLIARGPAAPEYTDEQIDIFLTTPNGRQIANMMRYAAVGDPAEVRAGLDAFAAEAQADELILAHQSPTVADRLRSVELAAGALVAA; from the coding sequence ATGACCGTTCCGCTCTCCATCCTCGACCTCGCCCCCATCGCCCCGGGAGAATCCGTGGCCCAGAGCTTCGCGAACAGCGTCGCCCTGGCGCAGACCGCCGAGCGGAGCGGATACAGGCGCGTCTGGTACGCCGAGCACCACAACATGCCCACCATCGCGTCGAGTGCGCCGAGCGTGCTCATCGGCCACGTGGCGTCGCAGACCTCCACGATCCGGCTGGGAGCGGGCGGGATCATGCTGCCGAACCACGCGCCCCTCACCATCGCCGAGCAGTTCGGGACGCTCGCGTCGCTCCACCCCGGGCGGATCGACCTCGGCCTCGGGCGCGCGCCCGGCAGCGACCAGACCACGATGCGAGCGCTCCGGCGCGACCCCGGGTCGGCGGACTCCTTCCCGGAGGACGTCCTCGAACTGCAGGCCTACCTCTGCGGGGAGTCGCGGATCGCCGGGGTGCAGGCGGTGCCGGGCGCGGTCGACGTGCCGCTCTACATCCTCGGATCGTCGATGTTCGGGGCGCAGCTGGCGGCCGCCTACGGCCTGCCCTACGCGTTCGCGTCGCACTTCGCGCCCGACCTCCTGCACGACGCCGTGGCCTTCTACCGCAACGAGTTCACTCCGTCGGCGCAGCTGGCCGAACCCCACGTCATCGCCGGGATCAACGTGGTCGCAGCGGACTCCTCGGAGCACGCCCAGCGGCAGTTCGCCGTCACGCGGCGGGCTCGGGTCCGCTCGCTCATCGCGCGCGGCCCGGCCGCCCCCGAGTACACGGACGAGCAGATCGACATCTTCCTCACCACGCCGAACGGGCGGCAGATCGCGAACATGATGCGGTACGCCGCGGTCGGCGACCCCGCCGAGGTGCGCGCCGGGCTCGACGCGTTCGCCGCAGAGGCGCAGGCGGACGAGCTGATCCTGGCGCACCAGTCGCCCACCGTGGCCGACCGGCTGCGGTCGGTCGAGCTCGCCGCCGGCGCGCTAGTCGCCGCCTGA
- a CDS encoding PIG-L family deacetylase: MRRILALALRRPRRVVARLRAWRQAVRRGALAATPASPGGAAAGGDLSGGALSGGAALGGTVAILAHQDDDLLFQSRSVQADATAGRALVNAYLTAGDDDDESWYWQAREAGARAAYAALLGVADAWSTSVVTLGGRSVTRVVLDAAPHVVLYFFRLPDGGMDGSGGVRSGGASLRKLWDGTIDTIAAVDGSATHTLASLQEALHELLRAHRPDRITTLDHVGGFDDGDHADHHAVAYLAERVDRVYDVPHSFAGYRGYPIEGEPANLAPHETAAKEAIFFVYARSDYKTCASSGSCAHRPEGAWLSREYEARR, encoded by the coding sequence ATGCGCAGGATCCTCGCGCTCGCCCTCCGCAGGCCCCGTCGCGTCGTCGCCCGCCTCCGGGCGTGGCGGCAGGCGGTCCGGCGCGGGGCTCTGGCCGCGACTCCGGCCTCACCCGGCGGGGCTGCCGCCGGCGGCGACCTCTCGGGTGGTGCCCTCTCCGGCGGCGCAGCTCTCGGCGGGACCGTCGCGATCCTCGCTCACCAGGACGACGACCTCCTGTTCCAGAGCCGCAGCGTCCAGGCCGACGCGACGGCGGGCCGGGCCCTCGTCAACGCCTACCTGACCGCGGGTGACGACGACGACGAGAGCTGGTACTGGCAGGCCCGCGAGGCCGGCGCCCGTGCGGCGTACGCCGCGCTGCTGGGCGTCGCCGACGCGTGGTCGACGTCCGTCGTGACCCTCGGCGGACGCTCCGTCACCCGCGTGGTCCTCGACGCGGCGCCGCACGTCGTCCTCTACTTCTTCCGCCTCCCCGACGGCGGCATGGACGGTTCCGGGGGCGTCCGCAGCGGCGGCGCCAGCCTCCGGAAGCTCTGGGACGGCACGATCGACACCATCGCGGCCGTCGACGGCTCCGCGACGCACACCCTCGCGAGCCTGCAGGAGGCCCTGCACGAGCTCCTCCGAGCGCATCGCCCCGACCGCATCACGACCCTCGACCACGTCGGCGGCTTCGACGACGGCGACCACGCCGACCACCACGCCGTCGCCTACCTCGCCGAACGCGTCGACCGGGTGTACGACGTCCCGCACTCCTTCGCCGGCTACCGCGGCTATCCGATCGAGGGTGAACCGGCGAACCTCGCCCCTCACGAGACCGCGGCCAAGGAGGCGATCTTCTTCGTCTACGCGCGCAGCGACTACAAGACCTGCGCGAGCAGCGGCTCCTGCGCCCACCGCCCCGAAGGGGCCTGGCTGTCGCGGGAGTACGAGGCCCGGCGCTGA